In Pedobacter sp. WC2423, the following are encoded in one genomic region:
- a CDS encoding phytoene desaturase family protein: protein MPTKTAQSLPKIAVIGAGFAGISAAAYLAKNGYKVDVYEKNSTVGGRARQMETENGYVFDMGPSWYWMPDVFEKFFNDFGYQAKDFYELELLDPGFSVVYGQNDVLDIPADFNALCETFEAIEPGSAVKLQQFLDEAAYKYKTGIEKLVYKPGLSLLEFADMDLLKGVFKLQVFTSFSSHVKKYFKHPKLIALMEFPVLFLGATPEDTPALYSLMNYAGLKLGTWYPKGGFGKVIEAMKTVAEKNGVKFHLDEPVSALKIEGKQIKSLSSSKQTKVYDGYIAAADYHHVEEKLLGENYRNYQEKYWDKRVLAPSCLIFYLGVTKKTERLGHHTLFFDEDLKQHAIEIYKEPQWPSKPLFYVCCPSRTDPAVAPDGHENLFVLMPLATNMEDTEALREQYFELIMTRLETYTGVEIRKYLDYKSSYCVADFKLDYNSYKGNAYGLANTLMQTANLKPSLKNKKVENLFYAGQLTVPGPGVPPSIISGHVAASQLIKYFNKNL, encoded by the coding sequence ATGCCAACTAAAACAGCACAGTCCTTACCCAAAATAGCAGTGATAGGTGCCGGATTTGCTGGCATCAGTGCGGCAGCTTACCTTGCCAAAAATGGTTATAAAGTGGATGTATATGAAAAAAACAGTACTGTAGGTGGCCGGGCAAGACAAATGGAAACTGAAAACGGTTATGTTTTTGACATGGGGCCAAGCTGGTACTGGATGCCAGATGTCTTTGAGAAATTCTTTAACGATTTTGGTTATCAAGCCAAAGATTTTTATGAACTGGAGCTTCTTGATCCCGGTTTTTCAGTTGTATACGGGCAAAACGATGTCCTTGATATTCCAGCAGATTTTAACGCACTCTGTGAAACTTTTGAAGCCATTGAACCAGGAAGTGCGGTAAAGCTTCAGCAATTTCTGGATGAGGCAGCTTATAAATATAAAACCGGAATTGAAAAATTAGTTTATAAACCAGGCCTGTCTTTATTGGAATTTGCGGATATGGATCTACTGAAAGGGGTTTTTAAGCTACAAGTATTCACCTCTTTCAGCAGCCATGTTAAAAAATATTTTAAGCACCCGAAACTTATTGCACTAATGGAATTCCCAGTCTTGTTTCTTGGTGCAACACCCGAAGATACGCCTGCGTTATACAGTTTGATGAATTATGCAGGTTTAAAACTAGGCACATGGTATCCTAAAGGTGGATTTGGAAAAGTGATTGAGGCCATGAAAACAGTTGCTGAAAAGAATGGTGTAAAATTCCACTTAGATGAACCCGTTTCTGCTTTAAAAATTGAGGGAAAACAAATTAAGAGCCTGAGCTCTTCCAAACAGACAAAAGTCTATGACGGATATATTGCTGCTGCCGATTACCATCACGTAGAGGAAAAACTACTTGGCGAAAACTATAGAAATTACCAGGAGAAATACTGGGATAAACGTGTTCTGGCGCCGTCCTGTCTCATTTTCTATTTGGGTGTAACCAAGAAAACAGAACGTTTAGGTCATCACACCTTATTCTTTGATGAAGACTTGAAACAACATGCTATTGAAATTTACAAAGAGCCACAATGGCCTTCTAAACCCTTATTTTATGTCTGCTGCCCATCAAGAACAGACCCTGCTGTAGCACCAGATGGACATGAAAACCTATTTGTATTAATGCCTCTGGCAACAAATATGGAAGATACAGAAGCACTAAGGGAACAATATTTTGAGCTGATTATGACACGTCTGGAAACTTATACCGGCGTTGAAATCCGTAAATACCTCGATTATAAGAGCAGTTATTGTGTAGCAGACTTTAAACTGGATTATAACTCTTACAAAGGTAACGCTTACGGTTTAGCGAACACATTAATGCAAACTGCTA
- a CDS encoding DUF1080 domain-containing protein, which translates to MKRKHLLTLAGLLFMSLPSTLQAQNQKWQNLFNGKDLKGWKQLNGQAKYEVINGEIVGTTVSNTPNSFLATTKNYGDFILELELKVDNSMNSGVQIRSESNAAYQNGRVNGYQVEVDPSDRKFSGGIYDEARRGWLYPLDINPTGQQAFKNKQWNKYRVECIGNSIRTWINGVPTANVVDALTPAGFIALQVHAIGKDDQPGKQIHWRNIRIQTAQLKPSKADNIYVVNLVPNTVTPQEKAEGYSLLWDGKTTKGWRGAYKATFPESGWVIKDGELSVQKSNGAESTNGGDIVTEKQYGAFEMKFDFKLTAGANSGVKYFVTLTEGNKGSAIGPEYQILDDERHPDAKLGKNGNRTLGSLYDLITSKKIPNAQRKIGEWNSGLIRVYPDNKIQYWLNGYKILEYVRGSAEFLTLVADSKYKDWKNFGMAPKGHILLQDHGDQVFFRSIKLKQL; encoded by the coding sequence ATGAAAAGAAAACACCTACTAACCCTTGCAGGTTTATTATTTATGAGCCTGCCTTCAACCCTGCAGGCACAAAATCAGAAATGGCAGAACCTATTTAATGGAAAAGATCTTAAAGGCTGGAAGCAACTTAACGGGCAAGCCAAATACGAAGTAATCAATGGCGAGATTGTAGGAACAACAGTTTCCAATACGCCGAATTCCTTTCTTGCAACTACAAAAAACTATGGTGACTTTATTCTCGAACTGGAACTGAAAGTAGACAATTCTATGAATTCTGGCGTGCAGATCCGAAGTGAAAGCAATGCTGCTTATCAAAATGGAAGAGTAAATGGTTATCAGGTAGAAGTTGATCCTTCCGACCGTAAGTTTTCAGGAGGTATTTATGATGAAGCAAGAAGAGGCTGGTTATATCCGCTGGATATTAATCCTACAGGACAGCAAGCCTTTAAAAATAAGCAGTGGAATAAATACCGTGTGGAATGTATTGGAAATTCTATCCGTACCTGGATTAATGGTGTGCCCACTGCCAATGTAGTGGACGCGCTTACCCCTGCTGGATTTATCGCATTACAAGTACATGCAATTGGTAAGGATGATCAGCCCGGCAAACAAATCCACTGGCGCAATATCCGTATTCAGACTGCGCAGCTGAAACCTTCAAAAGCAGATAATATTTATGTGGTTAACCTGGTACCAAATACGGTTACTCCCCAGGAAAAAGCAGAAGGCTATAGTTTACTGTGGGACGGAAAAACGACTAAAGGCTGGCGTGGTGCTTATAAAGCAACCTTCCCTGAAAGTGGCTGGGTCATTAAAGATGGAGAACTGAGTGTGCAGAAATCTAATGGTGCTGAATCTACCAATGGCGGTGATATCGTAACCGAAAAACAATATGGTGCCTTTGAGATGAAATTCGATTTTAAATTAACAGCAGGTGCAAATAGTGGTGTTAAATACTTTGTAACTCTTACCGAAGGAAATAAAGGCTCTGCAATTGGTCCTGAATATCAGATATTGGATGATGAAAGGCATCCGGATGCAAAATTAGGAAAGAATGGTAACAGAACATTGGGTTCTTTATATGATCTGATTACCAGTAAAAAGATTCCAAATGCACAACGAAAAATCGGAGAATGGAATAGCGGGTTAATCAGAGTCTATCCCGATAATAAAATACAATATTGGTTAAATGGCTATAAAATTCTGGAATATGTAAGAGGATCAGCAGAATTCCTCACTTTAGTAGCAGATAGCAAATACAAAGACTGGAAAAACTTTGGAATGGCTCCCAAGGGTCATATCCTGTTACAGGATCACGGTGATCAGGTGTTTTTTAGAAGTATTAAATTAAAACAACTTTAA
- a CDS encoding MerR family transcriptional regulator produces the protein MNYSISDLEQLSGVQVHTIRIWERRYNALEPMRSAGNTRMYNDDHLRRLLNIVSISQTGLKISQVCALSEKEMNDFLNKEIEQTVSNDAHFEYYTSQLLKYGLAYDEAGFDQLINKCILDHGMITSYKQVIYPLLVRSGLMWRKDDICPSQEHFLSNLIRQKLYAAINDLPVVNEVKSSWLLFLPEAEGHDIGLLFANYILKQAGQKVIYLGSRVPLDAVKDAMQNKQIKHMLLFMVRSQPLETANDYLSELSTTYPKNRIHLAGSGKLISELKLGKNINWFQSINEFEQTIKNTLNAN, from the coding sequence ATGAACTACTCTATTTCTGATCTTGAACAATTATCAGGCGTACAAGTCCATACAATCAGAATCTGGGAACGTAGGTATAATGCGCTGGAGCCGATGCGTTCAGCAGGAAATACACGCATGTACAACGATGATCACCTGAGAAGGCTACTGAATATTGTAAGCATTAGTCAGACCGGTTTGAAAATATCACAAGTCTGTGCCCTCTCAGAAAAAGAGATGAATGACTTCCTGAACAAGGAAATAGAGCAGACGGTCTCAAACGATGCACATTTTGAATACTACACCTCTCAGCTTTTAAAATACGGCTTAGCTTATGATGAGGCCGGATTTGATCAGCTCATCAATAAATGTATCCTTGATCACGGGATGATCACCTCTTATAAGCAGGTAATTTATCCGCTTTTAGTAAGATCAGGGCTAATGTGGAGGAAAGATGATATCTGCCCTTCGCAAGAACATTTTTTATCCAATCTGATCAGACAAAAGCTCTATGCTGCTATTAATGATCTGCCTGTGGTGAATGAGGTAAAATCATCCTGGCTGCTTTTTTTACCAGAAGCCGAAGGTCACGATATTGGACTCTTGTTTGCTAATTATATCCTTAAACAAGCGGGGCAAAAAGTAATCTATCTTGGTAGCAGAGTTCCGCTGGACGCTGTAAAAGATGCGATGCAAAACAAGCAAATCAAACATATGTTATTGTTTATGGTGCGCAGCCAGCCATTAGAAACAGCAAATGATTATCTCAGCGAGTTAAGTACAACTTATCCCAAAAACAGAATTCATCTTGCAGGTAGCGGAAAATTGATCAGTGAACTGAAACTCGGCAAAAATATAAATTGGTTTCAATCTATTAATGAATTTGAACAAACTATCAAAAACACCTTAAATGCCAACTAA
- a CDS encoding type VI secretion system Vgr family protein, with protein MVNKLSVDISIEQVAITHFSRFTLDQRFNEHHTFELRINHDQVEEAGGITLTKSKDFIGKNLTVQFARLGDTGNIFTGIITKVEIAQTHGFRGDIVIKGYSPDILLDRGPDLGSYLHKTLKTILQQATNDTPQNDLDFQINPAYAAVIDYIIQYKESDFDFINRLSSEYHEWFYYDGRILHFGKPDEQEEIPLIYGRDLQSLQYGMQIAPLNYKKFAYHSQEDELLSSQPSAANSTFSDVSHAISASNDVFSKRFNLPLSVRVNSQQEIDTFVNDEHKALVSGLVNINGSGDNPKVGLGKVIDISTSIRSGLDFQVEDFGKFIVTAIHHEIDGIGHYKHNFEGVAADSEKLKVRPTEKPVADMQLADVLDNDDPQGQGRVKVKFKWQCQANDPTEWLRVMSPNAGTGDAGANRGFHVIPEIGDQVVVAFEEGNIARPVILGSVFHGKSGDSKGFKNSNTKGLTSRKGSALTFDDLAHGLILGTSAANFMKIKNGSGMVTTMAKNKVSIQTGESMITMNHLGEIAITGKNIFINGAESIAIQSPKITIGNITPSAPPAEGAPTPTAEELANAKANPTPPVTNTLDLNAKAITVIGEDKIEGTAKVVEIGDVKEGKTTIYGKVIDMDGIDEINLSSKIINSN; from the coding sequence ATGGTAAATAAATTGAGTGTAGACATCAGCATAGAGCAGGTGGCTATAACGCATTTCAGCCGTTTTACGCTGGATCAGCGTTTTAATGAACATCATACTTTTGAACTTCGTATCAATCATGACCAGGTTGAAGAAGCTGGCGGTATTACACTCACAAAATCTAAAGATTTTATAGGTAAGAATTTAACTGTTCAGTTTGCACGGTTAGGCGATACTGGAAATATTTTTACGGGAATAATTACTAAAGTAGAAATTGCCCAAACTCACGGCTTTAGGGGGGATATTGTTATTAAAGGCTACAGTCCTGATATTTTATTGGACAGGGGTCCCGACCTTGGATCTTATCTCCATAAGACTCTAAAAACGATCTTACAACAGGCTACAAATGATACGCCCCAAAATGACCTCGATTTTCAGATCAATCCTGCTTATGCCGCGGTTATTGATTATATTATACAGTATAAAGAAAGTGATTTTGATTTCATCAACAGGCTTTCGTCTGAATACCATGAATGGTTTTATTATGATGGCAGAATACTACATTTCGGAAAGCCTGATGAACAGGAAGAAATACCACTTATTTATGGAAGGGATTTGCAAAGTTTACAATATGGAATGCAAATAGCTCCTTTAAATTATAAGAAATTTGCCTACCATTCTCAGGAGGATGAACTGTTAAGCTCTCAACCTTCTGCGGCAAATTCTACATTCTCAGATGTATCTCACGCAATTTCTGCTTCTAATGATGTTTTTAGTAAAAGATTTAATCTTCCTTTAAGTGTCAGAGTTAATTCTCAACAAGAGATAGATACTTTTGTCAATGATGAGCATAAAGCTTTAGTCTCTGGATTGGTAAATATTAATGGTAGTGGAGATAATCCAAAGGTAGGCTTGGGTAAGGTCATTGATATCAGTACCAGTATTCGCAGCGGACTTGACTTTCAAGTCGAAGATTTTGGCAAATTCATCGTGACAGCTATCCACCATGAGATTGATGGAATAGGACATTATAAACATAATTTTGAAGGTGTTGCAGCAGATAGTGAAAAGCTTAAGGTAAGACCTACAGAAAAACCAGTGGCTGATATGCAGCTGGCTGATGTTCTTGATAATGACGATCCTCAAGGGCAAGGGCGTGTAAAAGTCAAGTTTAAATGGCAATGTCAGGCAAATGACCCTACAGAGTGGTTACGGGTGATGAGCCCAAATGCCGGAACTGGGGATGCTGGTGCAAATAGAGGTTTTCATGTAATACCCGAAATAGGAGATCAGGTAGTTGTTGCTTTTGAAGAAGGAAATATAGCAAGGCCTGTTATTCTTGGAAGTGTTTTTCATGGGAAAAGTGGAGATAGTAAAGGGTTTAAAAATAGTAATACCAAAGGACTGACTTCCCGTAAAGGAAGTGCACTGACATTTGATGATTTAGCTCATGGTTTGATTTTAGGAACGAGTGCTGCAAATTTCATGAAAATAAAGAACGGTTCTGGCATGGTCACTACAATGGCCAAGAATAAGGTAAGTATTCAAACCGGGGAAAGCATGATTACGATGAATCATCTTGGTGAAATTGCAATAACGGGAAAAAATATATTCATCAATGGTGCTGAAAGCATAGCTATTCAATCTCCGAAAATTACAATCGGAAATATTACACCATCTGCTCCACCAGCGGAAGGAGCACCAACACCAACTGCTGAAGAGCTTGCCAATGCTAAAGCTAATCCAACTCCTCCGGTAACTAATACACTTGATCTCAATGCGAAAGCAATTACTGTGATTGGAGAAGATAAAATTGAAGGGACTGCTAAAGTCGTTGAAATTGGAGATGTTAAAGAGGGGAAAACTACTATTTATGGTAAAGTCATCGATATGGATGGTATTGATGAAATCAACTTGTCTTCTAAAATTATCAATTCTAATTAA
- a CDS encoding toxin-antitoxin system YwqK family antitoxin, translated as MKVKISDIEFNNPINDGTFGIHLYEGDKLTGFVFENWTDTDILKTEYEVKNGLQDGLEKCYYQDGKLESQIEYKKGREHGEARYYDENGELIEKIIFEYGIGISYEIYENGILSNREDIEEDSAEYRNLLRFRELKG; from the coding sequence ATGAAAGTGAAAATTTCAGACATAGAATTTAATAACCCTATAAATGACGGAACTTTTGGGATCCATCTTTATGAAGGTGATAAATTAACAGGATTTGTTTTTGAGAATTGGACTGATACCGATATTTTGAAAACCGAATATGAAGTGAAAAATGGATTACAAGATGGTCTTGAAAAATGCTATTATCAAGATGGTAAACTAGAAAGCCAAATTGAATACAAAAAAGGTAGAGAGCATGGTGAGGCAAGATATTATGACGAAAATGGCGAATTAATTGAGAAGATTATTTTTGAATATGGGATTGGGATTTCCTATGAGATTTACGAAAATGGCATTTTATCTAATAGAGAAGATATAGAAGAGGATAGTGCTGAATATAGAAATCTATTAAGATTTCGAGAATTAAAAGGTTAA
- a CDS encoding endonuclease V — MILATDVYYFNNQAKAVGVTFESYDNNTISSISSAIIDNVEDYEPGSFYKRELPCIIELFLKIDLSQINAIIIDGYVFLDDNRKEGLGAYLYHYLQKKVPIIGVAKTSFHDNKKNVVEVFRGKSKKPLFVTSIGIDLDLASSNIKSMYGENRFPDLLKLLDQETKNITKSLN; from the coding sequence ATGATATTAGCTACTGATGTTTATTATTTTAATAATCAGGCAAAAGCTGTAGGCGTGACTTTTGAGTCTTATGACAATAATACTATATCTAGTATTAGTTCCGCCATAATAGATAATGTTGAAGATTATGAACCTGGAAGTTTTTATAAAAGAGAACTTCCTTGTATTATTGAACTGTTCTTAAAAATAGATTTATCTCAAATAAACGCTATAATAATAGATGGTTATGTTTTTCTTGATGATAATCGTAAAGAAGGATTAGGTGCATATTTATATCATTACTTACAAAAGAAAGTGCCTATTATTGGTGTGGCAAAAACTTCTTTTCATGATAATAAGAAGAATGTAGTTGAGGTATTTAGAGGTAAAAGTAAAAAACCATTATTTGTAACATCTATCGGTATAGATTTGGACTTAGCTTCTTCAAATATTAAGTCAATGTATGGGGAAAATAGGTTTCCTGATTTATTAAAACTATTAGATCAGGAAACGAAAAATATTACAAAATCGTTGAATTAA
- a CDS encoding PAAR-like protein has translation MAKDDLYVPEGAFLKCDMGAMIMTLKVTPKKHNLYGLPIATETDKIPLLNIPCFVTCSVNGSACTPVGTEWKNTHDGAQKVLGKAPLLKSSYCKCQKGGTITIFLDKKEAIKALEDDKTNRVDGIPWLDGAIGAALTGPVGLVVDAFTDGGHDVTEGIGRGLRKGLKSSWNGLVGMVTHPIDTVKGIGTMAGIVIVGYGGGPLTYPISSPAERLKKFDETFGTSLKNTHDAIGDAVVDTWDKKVVNGTTEERSELGGQLIEAVAEAVVGTKGAGLAVKGVGAGAKFALGAERLAELTATITKLRNAMKLEGLMAKVKGIFKVGRNNTQLIDDVTKRAAQEISLFSKTKNGPCLSAVYDPVTGKTFFGKNFTKNLKGKAEYAKFVEDAHPLVKKRILARQKLIDEGKVPIETDLRAGGHSEVRALDDAIKAREAATSKPVTETDLSTFDLHNRRLPDNIPMHRCPNCSVITDGVKTVGGHK, from the coding sequence ATGGCGAAGGATGATTTATATGTTCCTGAAGGAGCTTTCCTGAAATGTGATATGGGAGCAATGATTATGACTTTAAAGGTAACCCCTAAAAAGCATAATCTTTATGGCTTACCGATAGCGACTGAAACCGATAAAATACCTCTATTAAATATTCCATGTTTTGTAACTTGTTCTGTAAATGGTAGTGCATGCACGCCTGTCGGAACGGAATGGAAAAACACACATGATGGTGCACAGAAAGTATTGGGTAAAGCACCACTGCTAAAAAGCTCCTATTGTAAATGTCAGAAGGGTGGGACTATAACTATCTTTCTGGATAAAAAGGAGGCAATTAAAGCTTTAGAGGATGATAAAACCAATCGGGTTGACGGAATTCCATGGTTGGATGGAGCGATTGGAGCGGCTTTGACTGGCCCTGTTGGTCTTGTTGTTGACGCTTTCACTGATGGAGGCCATGATGTGACAGAGGGAATTGGCCGTGGACTTAGAAAAGGCTTAAAGAGTTCCTGGAATGGATTGGTTGGTATGGTCACGCATCCAATTGATACTGTTAAAGGAATTGGAACAATGGCCGGTATTGTTATTGTTGGATATGGCGGCGGCCCACTCACTTATCCAATTTCTTCGCCAGCAGAACGGTTAAAGAAGTTTGATGAAACTTTTGGTACGAGTCTGAAAAACACCCATGATGCCATTGGAGATGCTGTTGTAGATACATGGGATAAGAAAGTAGTCAATGGTACGACCGAGGAACGAAGTGAACTTGGAGGACAATTGATCGAAGCGGTAGCTGAAGCTGTCGTTGGGACTAAAGGAGCTGGGTTAGCAGTAAAAGGAGTTGGGGCTGGGGCAAAATTTGCATTAGGAGCGGAAAGACTGGCAGAATTAACAGCGACAATTACTAAATTGCGTAATGCGATGAAACTGGAAGGTTTGATGGCGAAGGTGAAGGGGATTTTTAAGGTGGGGAGAAACAACACACAATTAATTGATGATGTTACAAAAAGAGCTGCGCAGGAGATTTCTTTGTTTAGTAAAACTAAAAATGGGCCATGTTTATCAGCAGTTTATGACCCTGTAACCGGCAAAACTTTTTTTGGAAAAAACTTTACGAAGAACTTAAAGGGAAAAGCAGAATATGCTAAGTTTGTAGAGGATGCACACCCCTTAGTTAAAAAAAGAATTCTGGCCAGACAAAAATTAATTGATGAAGGAAAAGTTCCGATTGAAACTGATTTAAGAGCCGGAGGTCACTCAGAGGTCAGAGCATTAGATGACGCAATAAAAGCGAGAGAAGCTGCTACAAGTAAGCCTGTTACGGAAACTGATTTATCAACTTTTGATCTGCACAATCGAAGACTACCAGACAATATTCCAATGCATAGGTGTCCTAATTGCTCTGTCATTACCGATGGAGTCAAAACTGTAGGAGGCCATAAATAA
- the tssD gene encoding type VI secretion system tube protein TssD gives MAFKTRLTLGSKEFDVLQCSYSLNRDVDAKGRPSSGVYGGTIHLEIESTEDTSVIESMVNNQYKPQAGTIVFKKGEEDAKMKELHFEDGYIIQYNEGIAVNDNTPMTLSFVVSARKLKIGNAEHTNDWPKA, from the coding sequence ATGGCATTTAAAACCAGATTGACTCTAGGGTCTAAAGAATTCGATGTGCTGCAGTGCAGCTATTCATTAAACAGAGATGTAGACGCAAAGGGACGTCCTTCATCAGGAGTTTATGGTGGAACTATTCACTTAGAAATTGAATCAACTGAAGACACTTCAGTGATTGAATCTATGGTAAATAACCAGTATAAACCACAAGCAGGAACAATTGTATTCAAAAAGGGTGAAGAAGATGCAAAAATGAAAGAATTGCATTTTGAAGATGGTTACATCATCCAGTACAATGAAGGGATTGCAGTGAACGACAATACCCCAATGACTTTGAGTTTTGTGGTATCTGCGCGTAAACTTAAAATTGGTAATGCTGAGCATACCAACGACTGGCCTAAGGCTTAG
- the tssD gene encoding type VI secretion system tube protein TssD, translated as MAFKARLNFSGKEYDVLHCAYSLNRDVDAKGRPSSGVYGGTIDIELESTEDTSVIEAMVNNQYKPLAGTLLIKKSEEDAKMKEVHFEDGYIVKYTEGINITGDNPMTLKFQISARKLKAGNAEHVNDWPKA; from the coding sequence ATGGCTTTCAAAGCAAGATTAAACTTTTCGGGCAAGGAGTACGATGTGCTTCACTGTGCCTATTCTCTAAACCGTGATGTAGATGCAAAAGGAAGACCCTCTTCCGGAGTGTATGGTGGAACAATCGATATTGAACTCGAATCTACCGAAGACACCTCTGTCATCGAAGCAATGGTAAACAACCAGTACAAACCTTTAGCTGGCACACTGCTGATTAAAAAATCAGAAGAAGATGCCAAAATGAAGGAAGTTCATTTTGAAGACGGGTATATTGTGAAATATACCGAAGGAATCAATATCACCGGAGATAATCCGATGACTTTGAAATTCCAGATCTCTGCACGTAAACTAAAAGCGGGGAATGCCGAACATGTTAATGATTGGCCAAAAGCGTAA
- a CDS encoding Gfo/Idh/MocA family protein yields the protein MLSSRRKFIKQTAIAAAGTYMGTMGLSAKSYGNIIGANDRVRVGIVGFSDRFATSLFPSFLNHYKELNFDIVAVSDLWNYRRGLGENFLKAKLGHDITACRNNDELYQLKDLDAVIVSTADFQHAVHAIEAINAKCDVYCEKPFAETMSDARAALKAVKASRQILQIGSQRRSGANYIAAEQFIKSGKFGDITMVELSWNVNQPGRWRRPELVAKLKQEDTDWKRFLINRPFEEWDPRKYLEYRLFWPYSSGMPGQWMSHQIDTVHWFTGLKHPRSVVANGGIYQWKDGRRNWDTTTAVFDYGQENNPENGFQVVFTSRMHNGDENPAEIYYANGGELNLNTNMVSAKGGLKADAASAMHMQPNLLPDLKLTNLTEKVAASANTGGDKLTSAHMRNWMECIRSRKQTHAPVEVGYYHSIANIMTNAAVRTGKKAVFDEATQEVMVDGKIFKY from the coding sequence ATGTTATCATCAAGAAGAAAATTCATCAAACAAACAGCAATTGCTGCCGCCGGAACCTATATGGGTACAATGGGGCTATCAGCTAAAAGTTATGGAAATATTATAGGTGCGAATGATCGTGTCAGAGTTGGTATAGTCGGTTTTTCAGATCGGTTTGCCACTTCACTTTTTCCCAGCTTTCTCAACCATTATAAGGAACTGAATTTTGATATTGTCGCAGTATCAGATCTCTGGAACTATCGGAGAGGATTGGGTGAAAACTTTTTAAAAGCCAAACTAGGACATGATATTACAGCTTGTCGCAACAACGATGAACTTTATCAGCTAAAAGATCTGGACGCTGTTATTGTGAGTACGGCCGATTTTCAACATGCTGTACATGCGATAGAAGCTATCAATGCTAAATGTGATGTTTACTGTGAAAAGCCTTTTGCAGAAACCATGTCTGATGCCCGTGCAGCTTTAAAAGCTGTAAAAGCATCGCGGCAAATTCTTCAGATCGGTTCACAAAGACGCAGTGGTGCTAATTATATAGCAGCCGAACAGTTTATCAAATCCGGCAAGTTCGGCGATATTACAATGGTAGAACTAAGCTGGAATGTAAATCAACCCGGACGCTGGCGCAGGCCGGAATTAGTGGCTAAATTAAAACAAGAAGATACGGATTGGAAACGCTTTTTAATCAACCGGCCATTTGAAGAATGGGATCCGCGTAAATATCTGGAATACCGCTTATTCTGGCCTTATTCTTCGGGAATGCCCGGACAATGGATGTCGCATCAAATTGACACGGTACACTGGTTTACTGGATTGAAACATCCGCGTAGTGTTGTGGCCAATGGAGGAATATATCAATGGAAAGATGGACGACGGAACTGGGACACCACTACAGCAGTATTTGATTATGGTCAGGAGAATAATCCGGAGAATGGATTTCAGGTAGTCTTTACCTCCCGCATGCATAATGGCGATGAAAACCCAGCGGAAATTTATTACGCTAATGGTGGTGAACTGAATCTGAATACAAATATGGTTTCTGCTAAAGGTGGGCTTAAAGCTGATGCTGCAAGTGCAATGCATATGCAACCGAACCTGTTGCCTGACCTGAAACTAACTAATCTGACAGAAAAAGTAGCTGCTTCTGCAAATACGGGAGGTGACAAATTAACTTCTGCCCATATGCGGAACTGGATGGAATGTATCAGGTCACGTAAACAGACTCATGCTCCTGTAGAAGTGGGCTATTACCATTCTATAGCCAATATTATGACCAATGCAGCCGTTAGAACAGGAAAAAAGGCCGTGTTTGATGAAGCAACACAGGAAGTTATGGTGGATGGCAAGATTTTTAAATACTAA